The proteins below are encoded in one region of Luteolibacter sp. Y139:
- a CDS encoding ankyrin repeat domain-containing protein, whose product MEPTSVLLIEAAFRGDMEAVESLLSEGARVDAEDKGLTPLHAAIENGQTEVVRRLLEVGADIEAISLAGTPLAHAVDLVIDTALQSGTPVERESTEVIDLLIAAGANIEAGLEVARDYGCAFIEEHLMRRKREVKEASIGMLLEKLNQEFSDISYPGDDQLADSYPNEWEATLDNLCGKDWRDVEAKDFDSQGGVIEGIQALGSKGFLYFLPGLVRIFLTDPVSRYSVGYGLLTWFTVPEGIKPDDSQIVVLHALPSARRDFMVRFFGVFRILEPDLSPAIVDAAIVSLRAGVVTAYRFVR is encoded by the coding sequence ATGGAGCCAACATCCGTCCTTCTCATTGAAGCCGCGTTCCGCGGTGATATGGAAGCTGTCGAATCGCTGTTATCGGAAGGGGCGAGGGTCGATGCCGAAGACAAGGGACTCACGCCGTTGCATGCCGCGATTGAGAACGGGCAGACGGAAGTGGTCCGGCGCTTGCTCGAAGTGGGTGCGGACATCGAAGCGATTTCCTTGGCAGGCACGCCATTGGCGCATGCGGTGGACCTGGTCATCGATACGGCTCTCCAGAGTGGCACGCCGGTCGAACGAGAATCCACCGAGGTGATCGACCTTCTTATCGCTGCCGGCGCAAACATCGAAGCCGGATTGGAGGTCGCCCGCGACTATGGCTGCGCCTTCATCGAGGAGCACCTGATGCGGAGGAAGCGCGAGGTCAAAGAGGCTTCCATCGGAATGCTTCTGGAGAAGTTGAATCAAGAGTTCTCCGACATCAGCTACCCGGGAGATGATCAATTGGCGGATTCATATCCGAACGAATGGGAAGCAACGTTGGACAACCTCTGTGGAAAGGATTGGCGCGATGTGGAAGCCAAAGACTTCGATTCCCAAGGTGGTGTGATCGAGGGCATCCAAGCGCTCGGCAGCAAAGGATTCCTCTACTTCCTTCCGGGCTTGGTGCGGATTTTTCTCACGGATCCTGTCAGCCGGTATTCGGTCGGTTATGGGCTGCTGACTTGGTTCACGGTGCCTGAGGGCATAAAGCCCGACGATTCCCAGATTGTGGTCCTCCACGCACTTCCTTCCGCTCGCCGGGACTTCATGGTGCGGTTTTTTGGGGTCTTCCGAATATTGGAGCCCGATTTGAGTCCCGCTATCGTGGATGCGGCAATTGTCAGCCTCAGGGCTGGAGTGGTGACTGCCTATAGGTTCGTCCGGTGA
- a CDS encoding HAD family hydrolase has protein sequence MTFLFDIGKVILDFHFEPSLAKLLPPGTENGPERLSVLLEKKDDFEGGRIPVTEYVPWAIERLGSSVSEADFLHAWRNIFTPNLPMWQVIESLAAGGHQLILFSNTNGIHCPWIFETYEVFRHFGGAVLSYETGSIKPEPAIYHHAITAHGLKPAETRYIDDLPANIETGRKLGFRSWQYDLNDHAAFERWLATELLHG, from the coding sequence ATGACCTTCCTCTTCGACATCGGCAAGGTGATCCTCGATTTCCACTTCGAGCCCTCGCTTGCCAAGCTGCTGCCGCCGGGAACCGAGAACGGCCCGGAGCGGCTGTCGGTTTTGTTAGAGAAGAAGGACGACTTTGAAGGCGGGCGCATCCCGGTCACCGAATACGTTCCGTGGGCGATCGAGCGCCTGGGCTCGTCGGTCAGCGAGGCGGACTTCCTTCACGCCTGGCGGAACATCTTCACGCCGAACCTGCCGATGTGGCAGGTGATCGAGAGCCTCGCGGCGGGCGGCCACCAGCTGATCCTGTTTTCGAATACCAATGGCATCCATTGCCCGTGGATTTTCGAGACCTATGAGGTCTTCCGCCACTTCGGCGGCGCGGTGCTTTCCTACGAGACCGGCTCGATCAAACCGGAGCCGGCGATCTACCACCACGCGATCACTGCCCATGGCCTGAAGCCGGCGGAGACTCGCTACATCGACGATCTGCCGGCAAACATCGAGACCGGCAGGAAGCTCGGTTTCCGCTCGTGGCAGTATGACCTGAACGACCACGCCGCCTTCGAGCGCTGGCTGGCGACGGAGTTGCTGCACGGGTGA
- a CDS encoding transporter: MTNPTFRLLLFPALAAPLAAEELRPLSTDRPDTTESAYTVDAGHFQFEMEAIAWTRDGDEDSVSLGELNAKYGLNPCTDLQVVIPFYTHEDSGAEGFGDIEIRLKRNLWGNDESSTALAVMPYLKLPTAHSDLGNGKLEGGIIVPLAFEGPGEWSCAVMTQLDIAEDSDGSGYHAVSLNSATASHAITDKMAAFFELVGIFSADSDDHTEAYFNTGCTYALDSTTQLDGGVRLGLTDASADVTPFLGLSKKF; the protein is encoded by the coding sequence ATGACTAACCCAACCTTCCGCCTGCTGTTGTTTCCAGCGCTGGCCGCTCCCCTTGCAGCAGAGGAACTTCGTCCACTGAGCACCGACCGGCCGGACACCACCGAAAGCGCCTACACCGTCGATGCCGGTCACTTTCAGTTCGAGATGGAGGCCATCGCTTGGACCCGCGATGGCGATGAGGACAGCGTTTCGCTCGGCGAGCTGAACGCCAAATACGGCCTCAATCCCTGCACCGACCTCCAAGTCGTGATCCCCTTCTACACCCACGAGGACAGCGGCGCGGAGGGTTTCGGCGACATCGAGATCCGCCTGAAGCGCAACCTCTGGGGAAATGACGAGAGCTCCACCGCACTCGCCGTGATGCCCTACCTCAAGCTTCCCACCGCCCACAGCGACCTCGGCAACGGCAAGCTGGAGGGAGGTATCATCGTCCCGCTCGCCTTTGAGGGCCCGGGCGAGTGGAGCTGCGCGGTGATGACCCAGCTCGATATCGCCGAGGACTCGGACGGCAGCGGCTACCACGCGGTTTCCCTGAACTCCGCCACTGCCAGCCACGCAATCACCGACAAGATGGCCGCGTTCTTCGAACTGGTCGGCATTTTCAGCGCCGACTCGGACGACCACACCGAGGCCTATTTCAACACCGGCTGCACCTACGCGCTGGATTCCACCACCCAGCTCGACGGCGGCGTCCGGCTTGGCCTGACCGATGCTTCGGCGGACGTGACCCCGTTCCTCGGCCTGAGTAAGAAGTTTTAA
- a CDS encoding metal ABC transporter substrate-binding protein — protein sequence MGAVLFAGCDSTKSATSSSGKKKVVTSFTIIADMAREVAGDAADVESITKPGAEIHGYEPTPKDIVKAQSADLVLWNGLNLELWFEKFFQNVKDVPSAVLTEGIAPMGISEGPYTGKPNPHAWMSPANAAIYVENIRKALVKMDPANEATYTANAAAYAAKIKALDEPVREKLSAIPDDQRWLVSSEGAFSYLCANYGLKQLYLWPINADSQGTPQQVQKVIDGIRANKIPVVFSESTVSDKPAKQVSKETGARYGGVLFVDSLTDAAGPAPTYLKLLEVNADTIVKGFHP from the coding sequence ATGGGGGCCGTCCTTTTCGCCGGCTGCGATTCCACAAAATCCGCCACCTCCTCCAGCGGGAAAAAGAAGGTCGTCACCAGCTTCACCATCATCGCCGACATGGCCCGCGAGGTCGCCGGTGATGCCGCTGATGTAGAATCGATCACCAAGCCCGGCGCGGAGATCCACGGCTACGAGCCGACGCCGAAAGACATCGTTAAGGCCCAGAGCGCTGACCTCGTGCTATGGAACGGCCTCAACCTCGAGCTGTGGTTCGAGAAGTTCTTCCAAAACGTGAAGGACGTGCCGAGCGCCGTGCTCACCGAAGGCATCGCGCCGATGGGCATCAGTGAAGGTCCCTACACCGGCAAGCCGAACCCGCACGCCTGGATGTCGCCGGCCAATGCCGCGATCTACGTGGAGAACATCCGCAAGGCGCTGGTGAAAATGGATCCAGCGAATGAGGCGACCTACACCGCCAACGCCGCCGCGTATGCCGCCAAGATCAAGGCGCTCGATGAGCCGGTGCGGGAGAAGCTTTCGGCCATCCCGGACGACCAGCGTTGGCTGGTCAGTAGCGAAGGTGCCTTCTCCTACCTCTGTGCGAACTACGGGCTGAAGCAGCTCTACCTGTGGCCGATCAATGCCGACTCGCAGGGCACGCCGCAGCAGGTGCAGAAAGTCATCGATGGCATCCGAGCCAACAAGATCCCGGTGGTCTTTTCCGAAAGCACGGTGAGCGACAAGCCGGCCAAGCAAGTGAGCAAGGAGACCGGCGCGCGTTACGGCGGTGTGCTGTTTGTCGATTCGCTGACCGACGCGGCCGGCCCGGCGCCGACTTACCTGAAGCTGCTGGAGGTCAATGCCGATACGATCGTGAAAGGCTTCCACCCATGA
- a CDS encoding ATP-binding cassette domain-containing protein produces MSELTLDVESVSVAYSNGHRALHDATFHLKGGTICALVGVNGSGKSTLFKSIMGFVRPDRGAVRINGKPVHVALKENLVAYVPQSEEVDWQFPVNVTDVAMMGRYGAMNFLRIPRAADKLAVEQSLQRVSMWDFRERQIGELSGGQKKRVFLARALAQGARIILLDEPFTGVDVKTEEAIIALLRELRESGCIILVSTHNLGSVPEFCDQVVLINRTVLAYGDTHEVFTEKNLTKAFGGVLRQFHFEESTIQDHDGRAVRVLTDDERPLVFGKDGHLEYKDRQGREHIVKQREEEDEG; encoded by the coding sequence ATGAGCGAGCTGACCCTCGATGTGGAATCCGTTTCGGTAGCCTACTCGAATGGCCACCGCGCGCTCCACGATGCGACCTTCCACCTGAAGGGCGGCACCATCTGCGCGCTGGTCGGCGTGAATGGCAGCGGGAAGTCCACCCTTTTCAAGAGCATCATGGGCTTCGTCCGGCCAGACCGTGGTGCGGTCCGCATCAATGGCAAGCCAGTGCACGTGGCGCTCAAGGAAAACCTGGTCGCCTACGTGCCGCAGTCGGAGGAGGTCGATTGGCAGTTCCCCGTCAATGTCACCGATGTGGCCATGATGGGCCGCTACGGCGCGATGAATTTCCTGCGCATCCCCCGCGCTGCGGACAAACTCGCCGTGGAGCAGAGCTTGCAGCGTGTCTCAATGTGGGACTTCCGCGAACGCCAGATCGGCGAGCTCAGCGGCGGGCAAAAGAAGCGCGTCTTCCTCGCCCGGGCGCTCGCACAGGGCGCGCGGATCATCCTGTTAGACGAGCCGTTCACCGGCGTGGATGTGAAAACCGAGGAAGCGATCATTGCCCTGCTGCGCGAGTTGCGCGAGTCGGGCTGCATCATTCTCGTCTCCACCCACAACCTCGGCAGCGTGCCGGAATTCTGCGACCAAGTCGTGTTGATCAATCGCACCGTGCTCGCTTACGGCGACACACATGAGGTCTTCACCGAGAAGAACCTGACAAAGGCTTTCGGCGGCGTACTGCGGCAATTCCACTTTGAGGAATCCACCATCCAGGACCACGACGGCCGCGCCGTGCGCGTGCTCACCGACGACGAGCGCCCGCTGGTCTTCGGCAAGGACGGCCACCTTGAATACAAGGACCGCCAGGGAAGGGAGCATATCGTGAAGCAGCGCGAGGAGGAGGATGAAGGATGA
- a CDS encoding metal ABC transporter permease has translation MIADLLTPLHYDYMLRAIWVSALIGGVCGFLSSFVTLKGWSLMGDALSHAVVPGVALAYIYSVPFALGAFIAGLLAAGAMAFVKTQSRIREDATIGIVFTTFFALGLLLISIRPARVNLKTIIFGNILGISDPDILQVIMISAVTLLVLGLKWKDLMLFCFDPNQARTLGLPVGWLHLLLLTLLSATAVAALQAVGAVLVVAMLVTPGATAYLLTDRFSTMLWLSSLMGAVTSLAGAYASYFFNGATGGCIVTLQTLVFLAAFIFAPKHGLIASKRRGRETTPLDGPV, from the coding sequence ATGATCGCTGATCTCCTCACGCCTCTGCACTACGACTACATGCTGCGCGCCATCTGGGTGAGCGCGCTCATCGGCGGGGTGTGCGGATTTCTTTCCTCCTTCGTCACGCTGAAGGGCTGGTCGCTGATGGGCGATGCGCTTTCGCATGCGGTCGTGCCGGGCGTGGCGCTGGCCTACATTTACAGCGTGCCGTTCGCCTTGGGAGCCTTCATCGCCGGCTTGCTGGCGGCGGGCGCAATGGCCTTCGTGAAAACCCAAAGCCGCATCCGCGAGGACGCGACGATTGGCATCGTCTTCACGACTTTCTTCGCCCTCGGATTGCTGCTGATCTCGATCAGGCCGGCGCGGGTCAACCTCAAGACCATCATCTTCGGCAATATCCTCGGCATTTCCGATCCGGACATCCTCCAAGTCATCATGATCAGCGCGGTCACGCTGCTGGTGCTGGGACTGAAATGGAAGGACTTGATGCTCTTCTGCTTCGATCCCAATCAAGCCCGCACGCTGGGCCTGCCGGTGGGATGGCTACACTTGCTCCTGCTCACGCTCCTGTCCGCCACCGCGGTCGCTGCCTTGCAAGCCGTCGGTGCCGTGCTGGTCGTCGCCATGCTGGTCACCCCGGGCGCGACCGCCTACCTGCTCACGGACCGGTTCAGCACCATGCTGTGGCTTTCCTCGCTGATGGGCGCGGTGACCTCGCTGGCCGGCGCCTACGCCAGCTACTTCTTCAATGGCGCCACCGGCGGCTGCATCGTGACCTTGCAGACGCTGGTCTTCCTCGCCGCCTTCATCTTTGCCCCGAAACACGGCCTGATCGCGTCGAAGCGCCGTGGCCGGGAAACCACCCCGCTCGATGGACCTGTTTGA
- a CDS encoding metal ABC transporter permease, translating into MDLFEPLRFTFMQDALLVGSVIAAMCAMLSCFLILKGWSLMGDAISHAVLPGIVLAYIAGLPLALGAFTSGLLCAVSTGFIKQNSRIKEDTVMGVVFTGLFAFGLVIFSRTASDLHLDHILYGNILGITKQQRLESFFMGGGIFAIIALLRRDLLLICFDPAQAKVLGLRERFLNYLLLSLLSLAIVVALQAVGIILVVAMLVTPGCIAHLWTDRFDRMLLIAIGSAVASTVVGIFISYHIDGATGACIVLTQALAFAGSLLFAPKYGIFGAARRKNGA; encoded by the coding sequence ATGGACCTGTTTGAGCCACTGCGTTTCACCTTCATGCAGGACGCGCTGCTCGTCGGCAGCGTGATCGCGGCGATGTGCGCGATGCTCTCGTGCTTCCTGATCCTCAAGGGCTGGTCGCTGATGGGCGACGCCATTTCGCACGCCGTGCTCCCGGGGATCGTGCTCGCCTACATTGCAGGACTGCCGTTGGCCCTCGGGGCATTCACGTCCGGGCTGCTGTGCGCGGTCAGCACCGGCTTCATCAAGCAGAACAGCCGGATCAAGGAGGACACCGTGATGGGCGTGGTCTTCACCGGCCTGTTCGCCTTCGGCCTGGTGATTTTCAGCCGGACCGCCTCCGACCTGCACCTAGATCACATTCTCTACGGAAACATCCTCGGCATCACCAAGCAGCAGCGGCTGGAGAGCTTCTTCATGGGAGGTGGCATCTTTGCCATCATCGCCTTGCTGCGGCGTGACCTGTTGCTGATCTGCTTCGATCCGGCCCAAGCCAAGGTGCTCGGCCTGCGCGAGCGCTTCCTGAATTACCTCCTCCTCTCCCTGCTCTCGCTGGCGATCGTCGTCGCCCTTCAAGCCGTCGGCATCATCCTGGTGGTGGCCATGCTCGTCACCCCCGGCTGCATCGCCCACCTCTGGACGGACCGCTTCGACCGGATGCTGCTGATCGCCATCGGCTCGGCGGTGGCATCCACGGTGGTGGGCATTTTCATCAGCTACCACATCGACGGAGCGACCGGGGCCTGCATCGTCCTGACGCAGGCGCTGGCGTTTGCCGGGTCGCTGCTGTTTGCCCCGAAATATGGGATTTTCGGCGCGGCGAGACGGAAAAACGGGGCCTGA
- a CDS encoding SDR family oxidoreductase has protein sequence MQTAAYFKDLFGLEGQTAVVIGGTGELCGCMAQGLARAGAEVVLVGRIREKAERNLAEIEEFGGKGYFLPVDVTSRESLQELVQGVVERSGKVDILINGAGINSPTPFLDIQEEEFQRIMDTNVTAVFRACQVFGKYFIDEGIPASIINLGSMSALVPLSRVFTYSASKAAVHNLSKNLAREWAEYSIRVNTLVPGFFPAEQNRKVLDESRVLDILRQTPMSRFGSPDDLIGATLLLASNKAGAFITGTEMVVDGGFNAMKI, from the coding sequence ATGCAAACCGCTGCCTATTTCAAAGACCTGTTCGGCCTCGAGGGACAAACCGCCGTCGTCATCGGGGGCACCGGGGAGCTTTGCGGCTGCATGGCGCAGGGTCTGGCCCGTGCCGGCGCTGAGGTCGTGCTGGTCGGTCGCATCCGCGAAAAGGCCGAGCGCAACCTCGCTGAAATCGAGGAATTCGGCGGCAAGGGCTATTTCCTGCCGGTCGACGTGACCTCTCGCGAGTCTCTGCAGGAACTCGTCCAAGGCGTCGTCGAGCGCTCCGGCAAGGTGGATATCCTCATCAACGGCGCTGGCATCAATTCCCCCACCCCGTTCCTCGACATCCAGGAGGAGGAATTCCAGCGGATCATGGACACGAACGTGACCGCCGTGTTCCGCGCCTGCCAGGTCTTCGGCAAATACTTCATCGACGAGGGCATCCCCGCCTCGATCATCAACCTCGGCTCGATGTCCGCCCTGGTGCCGCTTTCCCGCGTCTTCACCTACTCCGCCAGCAAGGCCGCGGTGCACAATCTTTCCAAGAACCTCGCTCGCGAGTGGGCCGAGTATTCGATCCGCGTCAATACGCTGGTCCCCGGCTTCTTCCCCGCCGAGCAAAACCGCAAGGTGCTGGATGAGAGCCGCGTGCTCGACATCCTCCGCCAGACGCCGATGAGCCGCTTCGGCTCCCCGGACGACCTGATCGGCGCCACCCTGCTGCTCGCCTCGAACAAGGCCGGCGCCTTCATCACCGGCACCGAAATGGTCGTGGACGGCGGTTTCAACGCGATGAAGATCTGA
- the secA gene encoding preprotein translocase subunit SecA: MIKWILQKIVGSKNQRELRRIRPTVERIKEIEEALQREPEEKLREMTAKWQDHLSRYHDLKVATKPQLQRMDADGLAEAAAYMNGRLQRLREEFSSLPAKVEANAESIEEAKNAFHEIQGDFIKSRAAYLEKILPEAYAVVKNAARRMCGSTIDVCDQPLKWEMVHFDTQLVGGIALHRGMIAEMMTGEGKTLVATLPVYLNALTGLGVHVITVNDYLARRDSDWMGSLFKFLGLTIGCIQNQMPPWDRREHYGCDITYGTNSEFGFDYLRDNGMASTKDEQVQHGHYFAIIDEVDSILIDEARTPLIISGPSSVSSHQFDKYKPLVEQIVRQQTALCNELMSEAKKAQDAGDLDTAGRALFKVKLGQPRNRQLMRMMQEPDMRRLIEKTELSFYQDAQKKELFALKEELFFTIDEKSHDSDLMEKGRDFLSPNDPEAFVLPDIGTLFADIENDSSLSEEDRIARKEAAQQKLDSQAEKMHNISQLLKAYCVYEKDVQYVVEEGKVVIVDENTGRKMAGRRWSDGLHQAVEAKEGVAIEKETQTFATITIQNYFRLYEKLAGMTGTAETEAAEFSDIYKLDVLPIPANRPNQRKDENDQVFKTRREKYNAVIKKIEDAHAKGQPVLVGTASVDASETVSRMLKRSKIPHTVLNAKFHMQEAEIIASAGQRGAVVISTNMAGRGTDIKLGEGVAALGGLFVMGTERYESRRVDRQLRGRCARQGDPGLSQFFISFEDDLMRNFAAADRMTSMMERFGMQEGEALEHSWLNKSVETAQKRVEQRNYTWRKRVLEFDDVMNKQREVVYGYRNEVLSTEQPRDLVDEIIEKVIPQKVESFLADRDESNPDYNELLHWVNSTLPIPFTAADLEATAKTAEDISNTLIARVKEAYGHRVDGLPPEILDQEERRMMLAAIDRQWQAHLYNMDALREGVHLRAQGQKDPLIEYKVEAYELFQTLMSSIEQEALQNLFRSAGNLEAILRQLHGMPQQLHGGEEPGTLGSALLQESDSGEIKLNLPKRRPPSFNIGGSSDTSDSSEPNRNAPCPCGSGKKFKQCHGKEA; encoded by the coding sequence ATGATCAAGTGGATCCTTCAGAAAATCGTCGGCTCGAAGAACCAGCGCGAATTGCGCCGGATCCGCCCGACCGTCGAGCGCATCAAGGAAATCGAGGAGGCTCTGCAGCGGGAGCCCGAGGAAAAGCTGCGTGAAATGACCGCCAAGTGGCAGGACCACCTGTCCCGCTACCACGATCTCAAGGTCGCCACCAAGCCCCAGCTCCAGCGGATGGATGCCGATGGCCTGGCCGAGGCCGCCGCCTACATGAATGGCCGCCTCCAGCGCCTGCGCGAGGAATTCTCCAGCCTCCCGGCGAAAGTGGAGGCCAATGCCGAGTCGATCGAGGAGGCAAAGAACGCCTTCCACGAAATCCAAGGCGATTTCATCAAGTCCCGCGCCGCCTACCTCGAAAAGATCCTGCCCGAGGCCTACGCCGTCGTCAAAAACGCTGCCCGCCGCATGTGTGGCAGCACCATCGACGTCTGCGACCAGCCGCTGAAGTGGGAAATGGTCCATTTCGATACCCAGCTCGTCGGCGGCATCGCCCTGCACCGCGGGATGATCGCGGAAATGATGACGGGTGAAGGCAAGACCCTCGTCGCCACCCTGCCGGTCTACCTGAATGCCCTGACCGGCCTCGGCGTCCACGTCATCACGGTCAATGACTACCTTGCCCGACGCGACTCGGACTGGATGGGTTCGCTCTTCAAGTTCCTCGGCCTGACGATCGGTTGTATCCAGAACCAGATGCCGCCATGGGACCGCCGCGAGCATTACGGCTGCGACATCACCTACGGAACGAACTCCGAGTTCGGCTTCGACTACCTGCGCGACAATGGCATGGCGTCGACCAAGGACGAGCAGGTCCAGCATGGCCACTACTTCGCCATCATCGACGAAGTGGATTCGATCCTCATCGACGAAGCCCGTACGCCGCTGATCATTTCCGGCCCGTCCTCCGTCTCCAGCCACCAGTTCGACAAGTACAAGCCGCTGGTGGAACAGATCGTCCGCCAGCAGACCGCGCTTTGCAACGAGCTGATGTCCGAGGCGAAAAAGGCCCAGGATGCCGGCGACCTCGACACTGCCGGCCGCGCGCTCTTCAAGGTGAAGCTCGGCCAGCCGCGCAATCGCCAGCTCATGCGCATGATGCAGGAGCCGGACATGCGCCGCCTGATCGAGAAGACGGAACTTTCCTTCTACCAGGATGCCCAGAAGAAGGAACTCTTCGCTCTCAAGGAAGAACTCTTCTTCACCATCGACGAGAAGAGCCACGACTCCGACCTGATGGAAAAGGGCCGCGACTTCCTCTCTCCGAACGATCCGGAAGCCTTCGTTCTCCCCGACATCGGCACTCTTTTCGCCGATATCGAAAACGACTCCTCGCTCAGCGAAGAGGATCGCATCGCCCGCAAGGAAGCAGCCCAGCAGAAGCTGGATTCGCAGGCGGAGAAGATGCACAATATCTCCCAGCTTCTGAAGGCCTACTGCGTCTATGAAAAGGACGTCCAGTACGTGGTCGAGGAAGGCAAGGTCGTCATCGTCGACGAAAACACCGGCCGCAAGATGGCTGGCCGCCGCTGGTCGGATGGCCTGCACCAGGCGGTGGAAGCCAAGGAAGGCGTCGCCATCGAAAAGGAGACCCAGACCTTCGCGACCATCACGATCCAGAACTACTTCCGCCTCTACGAAAAGCTGGCGGGCATGACCGGCACCGCGGAAACCGAAGCGGCCGAGTTCTCCGACATCTACAAGCTCGACGTGCTGCCGATCCCGGCCAACCGCCCGAACCAGCGGAAGGACGAGAACGACCAGGTCTTCAAGACCCGCCGCGAGAAGTACAACGCCGTCATCAAGAAGATCGAGGACGCCCACGCCAAGGGCCAACCGGTGCTCGTCGGCACCGCGTCCGTCGATGCCTCGGAAACGGTCTCGCGCATGCTGAAGCGCAGCAAGATCCCGCACACCGTGTTGAACGCGAAGTTCCACATGCAGGAAGCGGAGATCATCGCCAGTGCCGGCCAGCGTGGCGCGGTGGTCATCTCCACCAACATGGCGGGTCGCGGCACCGACATCAAACTCGGCGAAGGCGTCGCCGCCCTCGGCGGTCTGTTCGTGATGGGCACCGAGCGCTATGAATCGCGCCGCGTCGACCGCCAGCTCCGCGGCCGTTGCGCCCGTCAGGGTGACCCGGGCCTGAGCCAGTTCTTCATCTCGTTCGAAGACGACCTGATGCGCAACTTCGCCGCCGCCGACCGCATGACCTCCATGATGGAGCGCTTCGGCATGCAGGAAGGCGAGGCGCTCGAGCACTCGTGGCTGAACAAGTCGGTTGAGACCGCTCAGAAGCGCGTCGAGCAGCGCAACTACACGTGGCGCAAGCGCGTGCTTGAGTTCGACGACGTGATGAACAAGCAGCGCGAAGTCGTTTACGGCTATCGCAATGAAGTGCTCAGCACCGAGCAGCCGCGCGACCTGGTCGACGAGATCATCGAGAAGGTCATCCCGCAGAAGGTCGAAAGCTTCCTCGCTGATCGCGACGAGTCGAATCCCGACTACAATGAGCTGCTGCACTGGGTGAATTCCACCCTGCCGATCCCCTTCACTGCCGCAGACCTCGAAGCCACGGCCAAGACCGCCGAGGACATTTCGAACACGTTGATCGCCCGCGTGAAGGAAGCCTACGGCCACCGCGTCGATGGGCTCCCGCCGGAGATTCTCGATCAGGAAGAGCGCCGCATGATGCTCGCCGCGATCGACCGCCAGTGGCAGGCCCACCTTTACAACATGGACGCCCTTCGTGAAGGCGTTCACCTCCGCGCCCAAGGCCAGAAGGATCCGCTCATCGAATACAAGGTGGAAGCCTACGAGCTGTTCCAGACCTTGATGTCGAGCATCGAGCAGGAAGCCCTCCAGAATCTCTTCCGCTCCGCTGGCAACCTCGAAGCCATCCTGCGCCAGCTCCACGGCATGCCGCAGCAGCTTCACGGCGGCGAAGAGCCCGGCACCCTTGGCTCCGCCCTGCTTCAGGAAAGCGACAGCGGCGAGATCAAGCTCAACCTGCCGAAGCGCCGTCCGCCGAGCTTCAACATCGGCGGCTCCAGCGATACCAGCGACTCCAGCGAGCCGAACCGCAATGCCCCCTGCCCCTGTGGCTCGGGCAAGAAGTTCAAGCAGTGCCACGGCAAGGAAGCCTGA